The Phycisphaeraceae bacterium genome contains the following window.
TGTGGCTGCGCTGCAAGGACTCAAGCGCGAGACAGGTGCATGGGACCGGCACGAGAGTGAGATGGCGTAACCGCGCTGCGACGCGACGACTCACGCTCGAGCGGCGGGGCCGCTCAGCCGAATCATGATTCCGCCAGGGGGGTCGTCGGGGCGCCTTCGGCGTGGGTCGGTAGCCCGCCATAGGTGCGCTTCCGCTGACTGAAGCACTCGCAAGCGACTTCGAGATCCGAGACGGTGAAGTCCGGCCAGAGCGTCTCAGTCACATGAAGCTCGGCATAGCTCAATTGCCAGAGCAGGTAGTTGCTCAGTCGCATCTGGCCCGCCGTGCGAATCAGCAGATCGGGGTCGGGGAGACCGGCGGTGGAGAGGTTCTCCGAGATCAACGCCTCGTCGATCGACTCGGGGTCGAGTCGCTCGTCGCGCACCCGGCGGGCGATCGCACGCACCGCATCGGTGATCTCGGCGCGGCTGCCATAGTTGAGGGCGAGACAGAGCGTCATGCGCGTGTGCGTCGCGGTCATCTCCTCGGTTCGATCGAGTTCCTCGAGAACCGGTCCGGGCAGCCCTTCGCGCCGACCGATCCGCCGCAGTCGAACGCCATTCTCCATGAGAAGCGCTCGCTCGGCGATGAGTCGCTCCCGTGTCAGCAGCATGAGCGCCTCGACCTCGGCGGGAGGGCGCTTCCAGTTCTCAAGCGAGAAGGAGTAGAGGGTCAGCGCCTCGACCCCTCGACGCACGCACTCCGCCGTGATGGGGGGCACCCGTCGCGCTCCCGCGGAGTGGCCGGCGATACGAGGCAGACCTCGCTGCTGCGCCCAGCGGCCGTTGCCATCCATGATGATGGCGATGTGGCGCGGCACGCTGCTGGAGGAGTCACTGCTCATGCGGAGGCCGCCATCAGGGTCTGTGCTCGCTCGGGTCCGACGCCGACCATCTCGATCGGAAGCCCGACGATCTCTTCAACACGGTCGAGATAGCGCCGCGCTGCCGCGGGAAGCGCCGAACGGTCGGCCGCGTCGCGGATCGGTTCGCTCCAGCCAGGCAGCGTCTCGTAGATCGGCTCGACGCCTTCGAGCAGATGCGCATCGGGAAGGAATCGCTCAGTTCGCGTGCCATCGGGAAGGCGATAGGCGTGGCAGATCCTGAGTTCGGGGATTCCCGAGAGGACATCGAAGAGCGTGCAGGCGATGCCGGTCGCACCCGAGATCATCGCGCTGTAGCGCACCGCAACGAGGTCGAGCCAGCCGCAGCGGCGTGGCCGCCCGGTGGTGGTTCCATACTCGCGGCCGCGCTCACGGATGTGCGCGCCGGTTTCATCGAGGAGCTCAGTCGGGAATGGTCCGGCGCCGACGCGCGTCGAGTACGCCTTCATGATGCCGAGCACGCGGCCGACGGCTCCGCCGGGCAGCCCGGAACCTGCGGGAATGCCCAGCGCCGAGCAGTTCG
Protein-coding sequences here:
- the uppS gene encoding di-trans,poly-cis-decaprenylcistransferase — protein: MSSDSSSSVPRHIAIIMDGNGRWAQQRGLPRIAGHSAGARRVPPITAECVRRGVEALTLYSFSLENWKRPPAEVEALMLLTRERLIAERALLMENGVRLRRIGRREGLPGPVLEELDRTEEMTATHTRMTLCLALNYGSRAEITDAVRAIARRVRDERLDPESIDEALISENLSTAGLPDPDLLIRTAGQMRLSNYLLWQLSYAELHVTETLWPDFTVSDLEVACECFSQRKRTYGGLPTHAEGAPTTPLAES